GCGATACTACCTTATGAAGCATCTTCCCCTCTTCCCCCTCCTCCTAATCTAGAACCAGTAAACACTCATGCTATGCAAACTAGATCCAAGTCTAGTATTGTTAGACCAAAACATTTTCAAGAATATCAAGGCTATTTCACTGTTTAACTGCAAGTGTTGAGCTAGATGAACCATGTAGTTATAAAGTGGTCTCGTACTCAGCTGAATGGAGGAGAGCTATGCAGGAGGAAATTGATGCCCTTCAATCACAAGGTACTTGGAGTTTGAAGACCAATCCTGGCAacaaaaatattgttggtaGTAAGTGgctatataaaataaagaagaattCAGATGGATCTATTGCAAGGTACAAAGCAAGGCTGGTTGCTCAGGGATTTAGTCAACAACCAGGTTTAGATTTTGGAGAAACATTTAGCCCTGTCGTGAGGCATACCACAGTTCGATTGATTTTAAGCCTTGCTGCTATGAATCACTGGTCATTAAGGCAACTAGATGTGAAAAATGCCTTCCTACATGGAGATTTAGAGGAGGAGGTGTTTATGCGTCAACCACAAGGGTATGAAGATCCTGCTTATCCAGAGTATGTGTGTAAGCTCAAGAAATCCTTGTATGGTCTGAAGCAAGCTCCAAGGGCTTGGAATGCTAAATTCACAGGATACTTGCCTGCTCTGGGGTTCAAATTATCTCATTCTGATCCTAGTCTGTTTGTGAAACACGAAGGTTCAGATGTGATCGTGTTGCTGCTGTATGTCGATGACATTATATTGACTGGCTCTAATGCAAATTTGGTTCAAACTGTGGTTGATGACTTGAGTTCAGTATTTGAAATGAAAGACATGGGTCGCCTTGCTTATTTCTTAGGATTGCAGATTACATACCCTGTCTCAGGAGGTCTGTTTGTGAGTCAAACAAAGTATGCTAAGGATCTGTTGCATAAAGCTGGGATGCAGTCCTATAGAGCTTGTTCAACTTCGTGTAAACCACACAATCAAATTCTGACAGACAGTGGTGAACCGTTATCTGATCCCACCATGTTTAGGAGTGTCGTTGGAGCTCTACAGTACTTGACATTCACAAGACCTGACTTGGCCTATGCAGTAAACACAGTGTGTCAGTATATGAATAGTCCTACTGATGTTCATTGGTTGCTAGTTAAAAGAATCTTGAGGTATGTTCAAGGTACTCTGAGCTTTGGGATTAATTTTACTAGTATCAGTCCTTCAGTAAGTGATCCTTGGCAGCTATCAGCATATAGTGATGCTGACTGGGCTGGAGACATCAACACTAGGAGATCTACTACAGGTTCTGTAGTGTTTTTAGGAAATAATCCCATCTTTTGGCAGTCCAAAAAGCAGGGATCAGTCTCCAGAAGCTCAACAGAGGCAGAGTATAGAGCCTTGGCAAACACTGCTGCAGATATTGCCTGGATCAGACAAGTGCTACAAGatgtgaaattctttttaccTAATCCTCCTTTGGTGTATTGTGACAATATATCTGCCCTAGCACTTAGCTCCAATCCTGTCTACCATTCTAGGATCAAACATCTGGACATTGACTATCAttttgtgagagagaaagttCAAAAGAAAGACTTACTTGTACAGTATGTTCCTACAGAAGAGCAAGTGGCAGATGTATTCACAAAGGGATTACATAGTCCTATATTTTCACGACATTGTAATCATCTTCGATTAGGGAATGTAACAAGGTAGGGAAAATGTTAACTATTGATATTAAAACAGTTAGTAAGTCAGGTGTGCAAGGCACGTGGGTTGTTAGTAGAATTAGTTAGACAGCTGGATTGGTTACACAGTTAAGCCTTACTTAACaggtataaagtgtaaaagtGCTGTAACCAAAAACGAAAAAGGGAGCAATACAAAAATTAGATTTACcatttctctctgtttctatttccttcttcttccttagATATCTTCTTCATACCTCTCTGAATATGTTAGTTTATCATGGggcctaaattttttaatatatgtatttttttttaagttaaaaaatataagGGTCCAAATAAAAACGAATTCAAATCTTTAACAATACAAGGCCCCATATTTTAAaactaataatttttttttggaacaacAAATATGCAATTAATCCAATCCttcatgaaaaatgtttagTTCTTCTAATTTGATGGGTTTTTTGTTGTCAATAATATGATGGTTTTCTATGATTTATGTAGTTTAATGAGACTCCTCGGTTGGTTTGTTATAACATGCATGTGTATTTTCTTAACAATAATTTGAGTAATACTATattgaagcaaccaaaaaaaaaatccttgttAAATTATGATTGCATACAAAGAAAAGGGGGtcacattttaatttttgaccCTAGGCCACTCAAAAGTCAAGGTCATCCATGTTGAGATGGTGGTTTTATGTATTGTGAAGGATTTTCGGATTTGTTGCAAATTTGTATATGTTTTTGTGTGTTCTTGTGGAGTTGCAGTTCCTTCACCCCTCCTTGGTCATGGTGGTGATGTACCGTTCTTCATGAGGCGGCAGTGGCAGTGGTCCTTCAACGTTTGGTGggttttatatttgttttgagttttatgACTGTAGCGATCTTCGTGTCTTTTTATGTTGCATTTGTTtgaacttattttttaaattcactgtgatttaattgaattttgctttttatattaataaaacttgatttagaaaaaaaaaatttggcaagCAAAAAAATATGCATCGATCAAATTTGGATGGCCATTGGCACGTGGAataggagaaagaaaaaaaaaaacagaaacaagaGAGGCAGGTTTGTCTCGTTGACAAAAAGATAGGGGCTATCTAATGGACACAAGCAAGAATATAACTGTGTagattatataaataatataagaAAACAATACAAGACCCACGCCATTTAAATTTTGGTAATTACTGTTTTGGTGCagaaaggaggaggaggagtcCTTTTCAATGGGCTGTATAAATTCCCCCACCAAAGTTTTGATTCCTTGCTTCCTTGCTTCCTTGCTTTGAAGAAAAGAGGCAAaacaaactctctctctctctctttctctctctctctctctctctctctctcacacacacacacacacactctctctgtGAAAGTACCCATAAGCATCTTGAATCTTTTAAGGTCCACTGAGGCTTTTAAGTTTCAACCCCCACTTTCAACTAAGCTTCAGAAAATGGCGATCTGGGGTTTGCTTCAtcttgttgctgctgctgccctTGTTCTCTCCTGCCCTTTGGCACCCACAAGTGCAAACTTAGAAGGTATACAAACATGCACAAGTGTCCCTTAAGTTAATCACTATCTTAAGTATATTATATGCAACTCTCCAATGTGTTAATGTTGTCTGTCTGTGGATGAAACAGGGGATGCTCTGTACGCGTTGAGAAGAGCTGTGAATGACCCAAAGAGTGTTCTGCAGAGCTGGGATCCCACCTTGGTTGATCCCTGCACTTGGTTTCATGTCACTTGCGACGCTGATAATCGGGTCACACGACTGTAATTCATctcttcactttctcctctttttttgaGTTGTTTAATGCTTTGGTTAAGATTATgtgtttattttcttcttttttagcCCAAAGGATTGTGTTTATCTGCTCTCTGGTTCTTAGATTAGATTCTCCAAAATATTCTACTTGGTTTACATTAATTATTAATGAGCTAGGTTGctgtttttgtttacttaTAAATAGAGTATAAAATATATGGAAGTACACTGCATTTCGTTTTTATATATGATTCATTCCCCCTTCCTTGGAAGCCCGTGATCAGGCGGCTCACACACAGttcaaaagaaattaaaaaggaaaaaaaaacagaacaaagaaaaaccatgCTCGTTTTGTGTGCAGTTCAGcttcttttgttgttctttcccttctctttttgtattgtgcaaatgaaaaaagattgatatgaagttgtttgggttgtttgattttattttgtaaagaTGAAGTAGTAATTAGTGTAGAATAAAATTGTATGCGCAGAGACCTTGGAAATGCAAACTTATCGGGCAGTCTAGTACCCGAGTTAGGGAAGCTCGAGCGCCTTCAGTATCTGTGAGTCTCCCAATTCCATTTACAGCTTCactgttttatattttcttcctctttggCTTGCTTGTCTCattctatatataaaaagcaaacaaacaaacaagggTTCAATGCTTTATCACTTGAATTGTTGGCTTATACGGCAACAACAGTGGACACATTTATGATCAATCTCACCAACCCCACCAGCCAGACAGCCCACCACCGTCGGATTACAAATGATCATGCATCTGGAATTAATATTGTAAGAGGAGCATTTAGTTTAGTGACTGATGGCAAGTATTGGGTTGGTGTGTGTTTCTCTtgttatataatataatagggAATTGTACATGAACAACTTGATGGGTTGTATACCAAAAGAGCTTGGAGGATTGAAGAGCCTTGTGAGCTTGGATCTCTACCACAATAACTTCTCTGGGGCCATCCCACCCTCCCTTTCCAACCTCTCCAATCTTAAATTCTTGTAAGCACCACATCACATCACTCATTTTTCTCTCTGCCCTTTTTGATTAATAACTTCTTTACCCCTTAATTAGCAGTACGCTCATTTAATCAAGTGCTCCTTCCATGCAGGAGACTGAATGGTAACAGACTGACTGGAAGAATTCCAAGGGAACTTACCAAACTTCAGAATCTGAAGATCCTGTAAGTCATCTTCATAACCCAACATTTCCCTTTAATTGCTTTCTCCACCTTCCTCTAATCTCATCAGGTTACattaaattaaaagtaaataaataaataaacctgTGCAGTGATGTATCCAACAACGATTTATGTGGTACTTTCCCAACCTCGGGCCCTTTCTCCAAGTTCTCAGAGGAAAGGTGATTAACATTTAACCATTCGCATGTgcaaattgaattaaaaactttgtttctg
The window above is part of the Prunus dulcis chromosome 1, ALMONDv2, whole genome shotgun sequence genome. Proteins encoded here:
- the LOC117637682 gene encoding leucine-rich repeat protein 1-like yields the protein MAIWGLLHLVAAAALVLSCPLAPTSANLEGDALYALRRAVNDPKSVLQSWDPTLVDPCTWFHVTCDADNRVTRLDLGNANLSGSLVPELGKLERLQYLELYMNNLMGCIPKELGGLKSLVSLDLYHNNFSGAIPPSLSNLSNLKFLRLNGNRLTGRIPRELTKLQNLKILDVSNNDLCGTFPTSGPFSKFSEESFKNNPRLEGPELMGFVRYDTSGSCK